From Mytilus edulis chromosome 9, xbMytEdul2.2, whole genome shotgun sequence, the proteins below share one genomic window:
- the LOC139488906 gene encoding perlucin-like protein: MSFVCMKLCVLAFVATVVFCACPNSWRHYGDKCFFLSRDNETFADSLKLCEVIGRQYGRSASLATVDDAKTQQFLANLMIKINSIGMYIGLNDLVTEGEFHWIANGKQATYFNWGPTQPNNRGGNENCVAMRVDPVIGFNYSWTDGPCTVPTTYICEMVAADIGNLLG, encoded by the exons ATGTCTTTTGTATGTATGAAACTTTGTGTTCTGGCATTTGTAGCCACAGTTG tATTTTGTGCATGTCCTAATAGTTGGAGGCATTATGGAGACAAGTGTTTCTTTCTAAGCCGTGACAACGAGACATTTGCCGATTCACTG AAACTGTGTGAAGTGATTGGACGTCAATATGGAAGATCTGCATCATTAGCTACCGTTGATGATGCAAAAACACAACAGTTTCTTGCAAAtttaatgatcaaaataa aTTCCATTGGAATGTACATAGGATTAAATGACCTTGTAACTGAAGGGGAATTTCACTGGATAGCAAACGGCAAGCAGGCAACATACTTTAACTGGGGACCTACCCAGCCAAACAACAGAGGGGGAAACGAGAACTGTGTAGCTATGAGAGTTGATCCAGTTATAGGCTTCAATTATTCTTGGACAGATGGTCCTTGTACAGTACCAACTACCTACATCTGTGAAATGGT agCAGCAGATATTGGAAACCTACTTGGTTAG